A genomic segment from Gemmatimonadaceae bacterium encodes:
- the mce gene encoding methylmalonyl-CoA epimerase, with protein MTDTAPRGTRIAHIGLAVPALEQVLPFYRDILGMPEVPLDDSDGARIAGVAAGESLVELLEADSPDSPIGKFVAKRGPGIHHICFSVDDLDATLERCRTFGIRLIDQVPRLGAEGKRIAFLHPAGTAGVLIELSEH; from the coding sequence ATGACAGATACCGCACCACGCGGCACCCGTATCGCCCACATCGGCCTTGCCGTGCCGGCGCTCGAGCAGGTCCTGCCCTTCTACCGCGACATCCTCGGCATGCCCGAGGTACCCCTCGACGACTCCGATGGTGCCCGGATCGCCGGCGTGGCCGCCGGCGAATCCCTCGTGGAGCTCCTCGAGGCCGACAGCCCCGACTCCCCCATCGGAAAGTTCGTCGCGAAGCGCGGCCCCGGCATCCACCACATCTGTTTCTCCGTCGACGACCTCGATGCAACGCTCGAGCGGTGCCGGACGTTCGGCATCCGGCTCATCGATCAGGTCCCCCGGCTGGGTGCCGAGGGCAAGCGCATCGCCTTCCTCCATCCCGCCGGCACCGCCGGCGTCCTCATCGAACTGTCGGAACACTAG
- a CDS encoding pyridoxine 5'-phosphate synthase — protein sequence MPSEGNPGVDQPPRTAPYQRLYVNIDHVATLRQARRGSMPDPVEAARWCEDAGADGITVHLREDRRHIQDADVETLSRTVRSYLNLEMACTDEMLAIALRLAPQQVTIVPERREEITTEGGLDVHRDPAGLRRTIAALEAAGIRSALFIDPDPDVVRASRDAGATAVELHTGRYAHHPDDGTALRALAVAAETGVAVGLAVHAGHGLSVSNVAPVAAISPIEELNIGHALIGRAILIGIAGAIHELRAVMNAARMPR from the coding sequence ATGCCGAGCGAAGGTAATCCCGGGGTGGACCAGCCACCACGCACTGCACCCTACCAGCGGCTGTATGTGAACATCGACCATGTCGCGACCTTGCGGCAGGCGCGGCGCGGCAGCATGCCGGACCCGGTCGAGGCCGCCCGCTGGTGCGAGGACGCGGGCGCCGACGGCATCACGGTCCACCTGCGCGAGGACCGGCGCCACATCCAGGACGCGGATGTGGAGACCCTGTCGCGCACCGTCCGTTCCTACCTCAACCTCGAGATGGCCTGCACCGACGAGATGCTGGCCATCGCCCTCCGCCTCGCGCCGCAGCAGGTGACCATCGTCCCGGAGCGGCGCGAGGAGATCACCACCGAGGGGGGCCTCGACGTCCATCGCGACCCCGCCGGCCTCCGCCGTACGATCGCCGCCCTCGAGGCCGCCGGCATCCGATCCGCCCTCTTCATCGATCCGGACCCGGACGTCGTCCGCGCCTCACGCGACGCCGGTGCGACCGCCGTCGAGCTCCATACCGGGCGCTACGCCCACCACCCGGACGACGGGACTGCTCTCAGGGCACTCGCCGTCGCCGCCGAGACCGGTGTAGCCGTCGGGCTCGCTGTGCACGCGGGCCACGGGTTGTCGGTCAGCAACGTGGCGCCGGTGGCGGCGATCTCCCCGATCGAGGAGCTGAACATCGGTCACGCGCTGATCGGACGGGCCATCCTCATCGGCATCGCCGGCGCGATCCACGAGTTGCGGGCCGTCATGAACGCCGCCAGAATGCCGCGCTGA
- the trxA gene encoding thioredoxin, producing the protein MANVTAVTDGDFQNEVLDHQGLAVVDFWAVWCGPCRMVAPILDQLATEYAGKVKITKLDVDANQKTAASFNVRSIPTLLFVKDGKVVDQVVGAMPKAQLQTYFEKHV; encoded by the coding sequence ATGGCGAACGTGACGGCCGTCACCGACGGCGATTTCCAGAACGAGGTGCTCGACCATCAGGGCCTGGCGGTCGTGGACTTCTGGGCGGTCTGGTGCGGCCCCTGCCGCATGGTGGCGCCGATCCTCGACCAGCTGGCGACTGAATACGCCGGCAAGGTGAAGATCACCAAGCTGGACGTGGATGCCAACCAGAAGACGGCCGCGAGCTTCAACGTCCGTTCGATCCCGACACTGCTGTTCGTGAAGGATGGAAAGGTCGTGGACCAGGTCGTCGGCGCGATGCCGAAGGCGCAGCTCCAGACGTACTTCGAAAAGCACGTCTGA